One Lycium barbarum isolate Lr01 unplaced genomic scaffold, ASM1917538v2 unchr_scaffold_12, whole genome shotgun sequence genomic region harbors:
- the LOC132625635 gene encoding uncharacterized protein LOC132625635, which translates to MAEYKGYIIGLKMALDMNIHKLMVIGNLDLLIHQVQGEWATKNAQILPYVKLAQRLCKKCKKIDFKHTSRAQNELADALATIASMIQHLNISHIDPLEISLREENAYYLHMVEEPDGLPRYIDIKIYLENGEYLENTMSNQKKSIRRMANGFFLNKEILHKRMPNIGLLRCVDAAEATKLLE; encoded by the coding sequence atggcggaATACAAGGGCTACATCATTGGCCTCAAAATGGCATTGGATATGAACATTCACAAGTTAATGGTCATAGGAAATTTAGATCTATTGATTCACCAAGTACAAGGAGAATGGGCCACGAAGAATGCCCAGATCTTACCATATGTGAAGCTCGCACAAAGATTATGCAAAAAGTGCAAGAAGATCGATTTCAAGCATACTTcgagggctcaaaatgagttggCCGATGCTCTGGCTACCATAGCATCCATGATACAACACCTGAATATCAGTCATATTGACCCGTTGGAGATAAGTCTAAGAGAAGAAAACGCCTACTATTTGCATATGGTGGAAGAGCCCGATGGCCTGCCACGGTATATTGACATAAAGATATACTTGGAAAACGGAGAGTATCTCGAGAATACTATGAGTAACCAGAAGAAATCCATCCGGAGAATGGCCAATGGATTCTTCCTGAATAAGGAGATTCTTCACAAAAGAATGCCGAATATAGGATTACTCCGATGCGTGGATGCCGCCGAGGCCACAAAATTATTAGAATAG